One Hydrogenobacter sp. genomic window, CTAAAGATTTATCTTTTGATCTATAATGTAGGGTTTGTCTTCCTTACTTCTATAGTATATTCTTACCAAAAGTTCAGCTATTATTCCTGTTGATATGAGCTGTATACCCGCAAGTATGGAAAGGGCGCTTAGTATCAGAAGGGGTCTCCCTCCTATGCTTTCCTCAAGAAAGAGCTTAACAAATAGAAGATAAGCAAGCGCTAAAAGACCAACAGAAAGAAACACAAAACCTACAAAACCAAATACGTACATGGGCTTGTTTATATACTCGTTGAGGAATTTTACCAGTAGTATGTCAAGAATAACTCTTACGGTTCTTCCTATACCGTACTTAGACCTTCCATAAAGTCTTGGATGATGCCTGACAACGATTTCCGCTATCTTTGCCCCCTGTCTTTTAGTCAAAGCCGGTAAAAATCTGTGCATGTCCCCGTAAAGTTCAAGCTCCTTCAAAAGCTCAGATCTGTACGCTTTCAGAGTACAGCCATAATCATGAAGGTACACGCCGGTTACTTTGGATATTATCCAGTTGGCAATGACCGAAGGAAGCTTCCTTGAAAGGAATGGGTCTTTCCTGTCCTTTCTCCAACCGCTCACGAGATCGTAACCTTCCTCCAACTTCTTAAGAAGTAAGGGTATGTCCTCAGGGTCGTTTTGAAGATCGGCATCCATGGTAATTATCACATCACCTCTTGCGTGTTGAAAGCCTGCGTACATGGCAGCGGTCTGTCCGTAATTTCT contains:
- a CDS encoding glycosyltransferase family 2 protein, yielding MISVVIPAYNERENIPILYEKLTKVLDGDYEIIFVDDGSKDGTFEVLKDIAQKDKQVKVIRFKRNYGQTAAMYAGFQHARGDVIITMDADLQNDPEDIPLLLKKLEEGYDLVSGWRKDRKDPFLSRKLPSVIANWIISKVTGVYLHDYGCTLKAYRSELLKELELYGDMHRFLPALTKRQGAKIAEIVVRHHPRLYGRSKYGIGRTVRVILDILLVKFLNEYINKPMYVFGFVGFVFLSVGLLALAYLLFVKLFLEESIGGRPLLILSALSILAGIQLISTGIIAELLVRIYYRSKEDKPYIIDQKINL